A region from the Oncorhynchus clarkii lewisi isolate Uvic-CL-2024 chromosome 8, UVic_Ocla_1.0, whole genome shotgun sequence genome encodes:
- the LOC139415383 gene encoding ras-related protein Rab-32-like, which yields MAGGSVSECKEYLFKVLVIGELGVGKTSIIKRYVHQLFSQHYRATIGVDFALKVINWDSNTLVRLQLWDIAGQERFGNMTRVYYKEAVGAFVVFDVTRGSTFEAVSKWKHDLDSKVKLANGSPIPSVLLANKCDQKKESSKNISLMDNFCKETGFLGWFETSAMDNINVDEAARFLVENILLNDKGLPYEESNGDPIKLDQETVAAESKPGCC from the exons ATGGCGGGCGGATCGGTATCGGAGTGCAAGGAATACTTGTTCAAAGTCCTTGTCATCGGGGAGTTAGGTGTGGGGAAAACCAGCATCATCAAAAGATACGTCCATCAGTTATTTTCCCAACATTACAGAGCGACTATTGGGGTCGATTTTGCGCTCAAAGTTATCAACTGGGACAGCAACACGCTGGTGAGGTTACAACTATGGGATATCGCAG GCCAGGAGCGATTCGGGAACATGACGCGGGTGTACTACAAGGAGGCGGTGGGGGCATTCGTGGTGTTTGACGTGACGAGGGGCTCCACTTTCGAGGCAGTGTCCAAATGGAAGCACGACTTGGACAGCAAGGTGAAACTGGCCAATGGGAGCCCTATACCCTCGGTGCTGCTTGCCAATAAGTGTGACCAGAAGAAAGAGAGCTCCAAAAACATTTCCCTCATGGACAACTTCTGTAAAGAGACTGGCTTCCTGGGCTGGTTCGAGACCTCGGccatg GACAACATCAACGTGGACGAGGCAGCTCGGTTCCTGGTGGAGAACATCCTGCTGAACGACAAGGGCCTGCCATACGAGGAGAGCAACGGGGACCCCATCAAGCTCGACCAGGAGACGGTGGCTGCTGAGAGCAAGCCAGGCTGCTGCTAG